The proteins below come from a single Oerskovia jenensis genomic window:
- the uvrA gene encoding excinuclease ABC subunit UvrA encodes MSNRLVIAGAREHNLRNVDLDLPRDQLIVFTGLSGSGKSSLAFDTIFAEGQRRYVESLSAYARQFLGQMDKPDVDFIEGLSPAVSIDQKSTNRNPRSTVGTITEVYDYLRLLFARAGTQHCPVCGEKVQAQTPQQIVDRLLELPEGTRYQVLAPVVRGRKGEYSELFKELQSKGFARARVDGEVVQLTDPPALEKKLKHDIEVVIDRLVSREGVQRRLTDSVETALGLAGGLVVVELVDADADDPQRERRFSEKRACPNDHELTLDEIEPRTFSFNAPYGACPECTGIGFRLEVDPDLVVPDDEKSLAEGAVAPWAQISSEYFNRVLTALASDLGFSMDVPWRALPQRAQQAVLYGQNHEVHVRYKNRWGRERQYSTGFEGVVTFLERRHGETESEWSKEKYEAYMRETPCPVCQGTRLKPEVLAVKVGDKSIAEVCRLPLREAAAFLGSLELGTRQKAIATEVLKEIDARLGFLLDVGLDYLSLERPAGTLSGGEAQRIRLATQIGSGLVGVLYVLDEPSIGLHQRDNRRLIDTLTRLRDLGNTLIVVEHDEDTIRAADWIVDIGPGAGEHGGRVIHSGDYAGLLEAPESVTGAYLSGRRSIPLPAARRPVDKDRRITVIGAREHNLEGIDVSFPLGTLTAVTGVSGSGKSTLVNSILYTVLANELNGARQVAGRHRRITGLENLDKVVHVDQGPIGRTPRSNPATYTGVWDHVRKLFAETSEAKVRGYTPGRFSFNVKGGRCEACSGDGTIKIEMNFLPDVYVPCEVCHGARYNRETLEVHFKGKTVADVLDMPIEEASEFFAAVPTISRHLKTLSEVGLGYVRLGQPAPTLSGGEAQRVKLASELQKRSTGRTIYVLDEPTTGLHFEDIRKLLAVLQSLVDKGNSVLVIEHNLDVIKNADWVIDMGPEGGSGGGRVVAEGTPEQVAAVPESHTGRFLAEVLTGDPIPVAPLPKKSPAAKAGTGKAPAKAPRKTAARKSSTTAAAKESASSVTSAVDPKKAPAADD; translated from the coding sequence CCTCCGCAACGTCGACCTCGACCTGCCGAGGGACCAGCTCATCGTCTTCACAGGCCTCTCGGGGTCCGGAAAGTCCTCCCTCGCGTTCGACACGATCTTCGCCGAGGGGCAGCGCCGCTACGTCGAGTCGCTGTCCGCGTACGCCCGCCAGTTCCTCGGGCAGATGGACAAGCCGGACGTCGACTTCATCGAGGGTCTGTCGCCCGCGGTCTCGATCGACCAGAAGTCGACCAACCGCAACCCGCGCTCGACCGTGGGCACCATCACCGAGGTCTACGACTACCTCCGTCTGCTCTTCGCGCGGGCCGGGACCCAGCACTGCCCGGTCTGCGGCGAGAAGGTCCAGGCCCAGACCCCGCAGCAGATCGTCGACCGCCTGCTCGAGCTGCCCGAGGGCACGCGCTACCAGGTCCTCGCTCCTGTGGTGCGCGGTCGCAAGGGCGAGTACAGCGAGCTCTTCAAGGAGCTCCAGTCCAAGGGCTTCGCGCGTGCGCGGGTCGACGGCGAGGTCGTCCAGCTCACGGACCCGCCCGCGCTCGAGAAGAAGCTCAAGCACGACATCGAGGTCGTGATCGACCGCCTCGTCTCGCGCGAGGGCGTCCAGCGCAGGCTCACGGACTCCGTGGAGACGGCCCTCGGCCTCGCCGGCGGGCTCGTCGTGGTCGAGCTCGTCGACGCCGACGCGGACGACCCGCAGCGCGAGCGACGCTTCTCGGAGAAGCGCGCGTGCCCCAACGACCACGAGCTCACGCTCGACGAGATCGAGCCCCGCACCTTCTCGTTCAACGCCCCCTACGGCGCGTGCCCCGAGTGCACGGGCATCGGCTTCCGCCTCGAGGTCGACCCGGATCTCGTCGTCCCGGACGACGAGAAGTCCCTCGCCGAGGGAGCGGTCGCGCCGTGGGCGCAGATCTCCTCGGAGTACTTCAACCGCGTCCTGACGGCCCTGGCCTCGGACCTGGGCTTCTCGATGGACGTGCCGTGGCGTGCGCTGCCCCAGCGCGCGCAGCAGGCCGTGCTCTACGGGCAGAACCACGAGGTCCACGTCCGCTACAAGAACCGCTGGGGTCGTGAGCGCCAGTACTCGACCGGTTTCGAGGGCGTCGTGACCTTCCTGGAGCGCCGTCACGGTGAGACCGAGTCGGAGTGGTCCAAGGAGAAGTACGAGGCGTACATGCGCGAGACGCCGTGCCCGGTGTGCCAGGGCACGCGCCTCAAGCCCGAGGTCCTGGCGGTCAAGGTGGGCGACAAGTCGATCGCCGAGGTCTGCCGGCTCCCGCTGCGCGAGGCCGCGGCGTTCCTCGGCTCGCTCGAGCTCGGCACCCGCCAGAAGGCCATCGCGACCGAGGTCCTCAAGGAGATCGACGCCCGCCTGGGCTTCCTGCTCGACGTCGGCCTGGACTACCTGTCCCTCGAGCGTCCCGCGGGGACCCTCTCGGGTGGGGAGGCGCAGCGCATCCGGCTCGCGACGCAGATCGGCTCGGGACTCGTCGGTGTGCTCTACGTCCTCGACGAGCCCAGCATCGGACTGCACCAGCGGGACAACCGCCGGCTCATCGACACCCTGACCCGGCTGCGGGACCTCGGGAACACGCTCATCGTCGTCGAGCACGACGAGGACACCATCCGGGCAGCGGACTGGATCGTCGACATCGGTCCGGGCGCGGGCGAGCACGGCGGACGCGTGATCCACTCGGGCGACTACGCGGGCCTCCTGGAGGCCCCCGAGTCCGTCACGGGCGCCTACCTCTCGGGGCGCCGCAGCATCCCGCTGCCCGCCGCCCGTCGCCCCGTCGACAAGGACCGGCGGATCACCGTCATCGGCGCGCGCGAGCACAATCTCGAGGGCATCGACGTGAGCTTCCCGCTCGGCACGCTGACCGCGGTCACCGGGGTCTCGGGGTCGGGCAAGTCCACGCTGGTCAACTCGATCCTCTACACCGTGCTCGCCAACGAGCTCAACGGCGCACGCCAGGTCGCGGGTCGTCACCGCCGCATCACGGGGCTCGAGAACCTCGACAAGGTGGTTCACGTCGACCAGGGGCCCATCGGGCGCACCCCGCGGTCCAACCCCGCGACCTACACCGGGGTGTGGGACCACGTGCGCAAGCTCTTCGCCGAGACGAGCGAGGCCAAGGTCCGCGGCTACACGCCCGGCCGCTTCTCGTTCAACGTCAAGGGTGGCCGCTGCGAGGCGTGCTCGGGCGACGGCACCATCAAGATCGAGATGAACTTCCTGCCCGACGTCTACGTGCCGTGCGAGGTCTGCCACGGTGCGCGCTACAACCGCGAGACGCTCGAGGTGCACTTCAAGGGCAAGACCGTCGCGGACGTGCTCGACATGCCCATCGAGGAGGCCTCGGAGTTCTTCGCCGCGGTCCCCACGATCTCGCGGCACCTCAAGACCCTCTCCGAGGTCGGTCTCGGGTACGTGCGCCTGGGGCAGCCCGCGCCCACGCTCTCGGGAGGCGAGGCCCAGCGCGTCAAGCTCGCGAGCGAGCTGCAGAAGCGCTCGACGGGCCGGACCATCTACGTGCTGGACGAGCCCACGACGGGCCTGCACTTCGAGGACATCCGCAAGCTGCTCGCGGTGCTCCAGTCGCTCGTCGACAAGGGCAACTCGGTGCTCGTGATCGAGCACAACCTCGACGTCATCAAGAACGCCGACTGGGTCATCGACATGGGCCCGGAGGGCGGCTCGGGCGGCGGCAGGGTCGTCGCCGAGGGCACGCCCGAGCAGGTGGCCGCGGTTCCCGAGAGCCACACGGGTCGGTTCCTCGCCGAGGTCCTCACGGGTGACCCCATCCCGGTCGCGCCCCTGCCCAAGAAGTCACCCGCTGCCAAGGCCGGGACGGGCAAGGCGCC